One genomic region from Sphingobacterium multivorum encodes:
- a CDS encoding SusC/RagA family TonB-linked outer membrane protein, which translates to MKPTHVKRRYLFKALGLLIVFMQSAISFAQSIVNGTVRNHDEQPIAGATVKVVGTSATTRTDQKGGFTLQVDRLPAELQVSYIGYLSQSRKITVAGTQSFVLQPDERQIDEVVVVAYGTQKKNNVVGSVVQIGGDQLKKAPSMNLTNALVGRVPGLTALQQSGRPGADNATLYLRGVGTYGGNRSPLVIVDDIERPLSTLAYLDPSEIETISFLKDAVSTAAYGVQAANGIIVVKTKNGRKEQTKVTYDFGYSIGQNTRFPKFLNGPDYMNWYNKGTELDNDFLRNTKQTEAPYIYTQELIDAVSNGTNTNPLFGNTDWIGLLADNNSYSQHHAATISGGASKTQYFASVSHMNQDGVIDNTNFKRYNIRTNLKSELNEYLTVGLNIGLRNQNTNLPGISPDNSAYMNPFYQAVRMLPNLPMYAPNGLPVAYQAGAGWVNPIASVANSGYQKLKSNIFQGTANIDFKVPGVTGLLAKVQGAYDYNSDESKSWLTPYPTMGRQRDQVAGDFVAMTTLPGITKTSLRQSFAASYRSTWQASLNYNRTFGDHSIGVLGLYEYAKTHGNQFGAGASNFPISIIQEINYGSASQEDIIKSTGSSDAESARAGFVTRLNYAFRDRYLVELVSRWDASANFAKENRWKSFPAIGLGWVVSNESFFKEAVPFADFLKLKGSIGRTGNDRAQVGSFPYINTLSQNTTPVIVIDGKPVKALYTNAPQNPLLKWEESTTSNVGFESRFLNGKFGFDFEWFYRYTSGILGQVGNLYPASIGGYFPILANIGEVDNRGFDAQLRYNDHFGEFKLGLTGNINWAKNRYLKLDEANGIPSWQSLIGKPIGTKIGFVKEGMVQTWEEARNTPSPSSGFMAPGFFKFKDLNGDGRITRTDDMTYIGRSNVPELTFGLNFDMAYKGFDFSALLQGAARVDVALAGAYEGSSGTSGVEDNTPFTRPFYNYGNSPYFLVENSWREDNPNAEFPRMSAYKATGMSTNNANANSGWIRKGDYLRLKSVQLGYTFPKGLLNAAKIEHVRVFASGSNLFTWDYLKYLDPEMPNVNNGFYPQQRIFEFGLSVTF; encoded by the coding sequence ATGAAACCAACACATGTAAAACGCAGGTATCTTTTTAAGGCTTTGGGATTACTTATTGTTTTTATGCAATCCGCAATAAGCTTTGCCCAATCCATTGTAAATGGTACCGTACGCAATCACGATGAACAGCCTATTGCTGGGGCAACGGTTAAAGTAGTGGGAACTTCTGCAACAACGCGGACGGATCAAAAGGGAGGTTTTACGCTGCAGGTGGACCGATTGCCAGCCGAACTTCAGGTAAGTTATATCGGCTATTTGTCGCAGTCGCGAAAGATTACAGTTGCCGGTACACAGAGTTTTGTTTTGCAGCCCGATGAACGTCAGATTGATGAGGTGGTTGTTGTGGCTTATGGTACGCAAAAAAAGAACAACGTCGTTGGATCTGTCGTACAGATTGGAGGTGATCAGCTCAAGAAAGCCCCGTCGATGAACTTGACCAATGCACTTGTAGGGCGTGTTCCCGGATTGACAGCATTGCAACAATCAGGACGCCCAGGAGCAGACAATGCGACATTATATCTGCGCGGAGTGGGGACTTATGGTGGTAATCGAAGTCCTTTGGTGATTGTCGATGATATCGAGCGCCCACTTTCTACCCTAGCTTACCTGGATCCAAGTGAGATTGAAACCATTTCCTTTTTAAAGGACGCCGTCTCCACAGCGGCTTATGGTGTACAGGCTGCCAATGGTATTATAGTGGTTAAAACAAAAAATGGACGAAAGGAGCAGACCAAAGTAACCTATGACTTTGGATATAGCATTGGCCAAAATACCCGCTTTCCAAAATTCCTCAATGGACCGGATTATATGAACTGGTACAATAAAGGGACAGAATTGGACAATGATTTTCTTCGAAATACGAAGCAAACTGAAGCACCATACATCTACACGCAGGAACTTATCGATGCGGTCTCAAATGGAACCAATACCAATCCCTTGTTTGGCAACACCGATTGGATTGGACTATTGGCAGATAATAATAGCTATTCGCAACATCATGCCGCGACAATTTCTGGTGGAGCGAGCAAAACGCAGTATTTTGCATCGGTCAGCCACATGAACCAGGATGGGGTGATCGATAATACCAATTTCAAACGCTACAACATCCGTACAAACCTTAAAAGTGAGCTTAATGAATACCTGACGGTGGGTTTGAACATTGGTTTGCGTAATCAGAATACCAATTTACCGGGTATTTCACCCGACAACTCGGCCTATATGAATCCATTTTACCAGGCTGTTCGGATGCTGCCCAATCTGCCAATGTATGCTCCAAATGGACTCCCAGTAGCGTATCAGGCCGGAGCAGGCTGGGTCAATCCAATTGCTTCGGTAGCAAATTCGGGCTATCAGAAGCTCAAAAGCAATATCTTTCAGGGAACGGCAAACATCGATTTTAAAGTTCCAGGAGTAACAGGTTTGCTGGCAAAAGTTCAGGGTGCGTACGACTATAATTCGGATGAATCCAAATCTTGGCTGACACCGTATCCGACGATGGGAAGACAGCGGGACCAGGTTGCAGGCGATTTCGTAGCCATGACCACATTGCCCGGGATCACCAAAACATCCCTTCGTCAGAGCTTTGCGGCTAGCTACCGAAGCACATGGCAAGCGAGTTTAAATTACAACCGGACTTTTGGTGATCATAGCATCGGTGTGTTAGGTTTATATGAATATGCAAAAACTCATGGTAATCAATTTGGTGCCGGCGCAAGTAATTTTCCGATCAGTATTATTCAGGAAATAAACTATGGTTCGGCTTCCCAGGAAGATATTATCAAGTCTACAGGTTCCAGTGATGCGGAATCTGCACGGGCGGGATTTGTGACGCGACTGAATTATGCTTTCCGCGATCGTTATTTAGTGGAGTTGGTGTCGCGTTGGGATGCCTCCGCTAACTTTGCCAAGGAAAACCGCTGGAAATCTTTTCCGGCCATTGGATTGGGCTGGGTTGTCTCAAATGAGTCCTTCTTTAAGGAAGCTGTCCCTTTTGCAGATTTCCTTAAATTAAAAGGATCTATTGGGCGTACTGGCAATGATCGTGCGCAGGTGGGTAGTTTCCCTTACATTAATACCCTTTCGCAAAATACAACACCAGTCATTGTCATAGACGGCAAACCGGTCAAAGCTTTATATACCAATGCACCTCAAAATCCATTGTTGAAATGGGAAGAGTCCACCACATCAAACGTGGGTTTTGAATCAAGGTTTTTAAATGGCAAGTTTGGTTTTGATTTCGAATGGTTCTACCGTTATACTTCCGGTATTTTGGGACAGGTAGGAAACCTTTATCCAGCGTCGATAGGTGGATATTTTCCGATTTTGGCCAATATAGGCGAAGTTGATAACCGTGGGTTCGATGCGCAATTGCGTTATAACGACCATTTTGGCGAATTTAAATTGGGTCTGACCGGGAATATCAACTGGGCGAAAAACAGGTATCTGAAACTCGATGAAGCCAATGGGATTCCTTCTTGGCAAAGTCTCATCGGCAAACCGATCGGAACAAAAATCGGCTTTGTCAAAGAGGGGATGGTGCAGACCTGGGAGGAAGCCCGTAACACACCTTCACCAAGTTCGGGATTTATGGCTCCTGGTTTTTTCAAATTTAAAGATTTGAATGGCGACGGGCGGATTACCCGAACGGACGATATGACCTATATTGGACGCTCCAACGTACCTGAATTAACATTTGGGTTGAATTTCGATATGGCTTATAAAGGCTTCGACTTTTCGGCATTGCTGCAAGGTGCCGCACGAGTTGATGTTGCCCTCGCAGGAGCGTACGAAGGATCGTCAGGAACTTCAGGGGTAGAGGATAATACACCTTTTACGCGTCCTTTTTACAACTATGGAAACTCCCCTTATTTCTTGGTTGAAAACTCCTGGCGTGAAGACAATCCGAACGCCGAATTTCCACGTATGAGTGCCTATAAAGCAACAGGCATGTCGACGAACAATGCAAATGCCAATTCAGGATGGATCAGAAAAGGCGATTATCTGCGACTTAAATCCGTGCAGTTGGGCTACACGTTCCCGAAAGGATTGCTGAATGCCGCGAAGATTGAACATGTACGTGTGTTTGCTTCGGGCTCAAACCTTTTCACATGGGATTACCTGAAATACCTCGATCCCGAAATGCCAAACGTCAATAATGGATTTTATCCGCAGCAACGGATTTTTGAATTTGGCTTAAGCGTTACTTTTTAA
- a CDS encoding RagB/SusD family nutrient uptake outer membrane protein has translation MKSTLYTSCRQLSFLGLLFMALQGCSVDLIPQDRIAEEKVWADPNSAELYVSGIYAEFKKFQFGQFPNLGYDNAMDALADGMKFTSNTAGNGTVNILVSNSNQFSSASVGLNYWASGYERIRRINEMINGINTKSTLSDAQKQVYEAEGRFVRAYAYFWLAKIHGSVILFKSMDQYTEKDHERSSEEAVYDFILEDLQFAVDHLPLNNLAGRATQGAAYTLMARVGLYAGSIAKYDLKQFNQDPLTGISQARSTEYFKKSADAAQKVIDMANGGLYALDDNFAGIFTNKNTKEAIFRVDFAAPDVTHQYDLGYAPPRDAPGNTLVYGVPTAELVNEFEMADGSKFSWQNAAQAAAPYTNREPRFYATILYNGATWKGRTLNTSTTDAIEGFTTFGASGDPKRTVTGYYVRKMLDPTNTTFVQNKSTQSWIEMRYAEVLLIMSEAKAQLGDFASATTYINQLRQKRGLNALSLANNNQAMAAVEHERKVELAFEGHRFWDLRRWRKAHLLLDNVKFTGHKISPNATGLTYEVVSADATNRSFSTKLYYLPIPENEVQLNGALTQIKGW, from the coding sequence ATGAAATCAACTCTATATACCAGCTGTCGGCAACTTTCATTTTTAGGCCTGTTGTTTATGGCGTTGCAAGGTTGCTCTGTCGATCTAATTCCACAGGACCGGATCGCAGAAGAGAAAGTATGGGCTGACCCCAATTCGGCCGAACTATATGTATCGGGCATCTATGCTGAATTTAAAAAATTCCAGTTTGGTCAATTTCCCAATTTAGGCTATGACAATGCAATGGATGCCTTAGCCGATGGAATGAAATTTACCTCAAATACGGCAGGGAATGGTACAGTCAATATTCTTGTATCCAACTCAAACCAGTTTTCTTCCGCGAGCGTGGGTCTGAATTATTGGGCGAGCGGATATGAACGTATCCGTCGTATCAACGAAATGATCAATGGGATTAACACGAAGTCCACTCTTTCCGATGCTCAAAAACAGGTTTATGAGGCTGAGGGCAGGTTCGTGCGGGCATATGCCTATTTCTGGCTGGCAAAGATCCATGGAAGCGTGATTCTATTCAAGAGTATGGATCAGTATACTGAAAAAGATCACGAACGCTCCAGTGAGGAAGCCGTTTATGATTTTATCCTGGAGGATCTCCAATTTGCAGTGGATCATCTTCCGCTCAACAATCTTGCCGGCAGGGCTACCCAGGGCGCGGCCTATACCTTGATGGCGCGTGTAGGACTGTATGCAGGCTCTATTGCTAAATATGATCTCAAGCAGTTCAATCAGGATCCTTTGACGGGTATTTCACAGGCGAGGAGCACGGAGTATTTTAAAAAATCAGCCGATGCAGCGCAAAAAGTCATCGATATGGCTAATGGGGGACTCTATGCCTTGGACGATAATTTTGCAGGCATTTTTACCAATAAAAATACAAAGGAAGCAATCTTTCGGGTAGATTTTGCAGCACCTGATGTAACGCATCAATACGACCTGGGCTATGCTCCACCTCGGGATGCTCCGGGTAATACATTGGTTTATGGTGTACCAACCGCGGAACTGGTCAATGAATTTGAAATGGCCGACGGATCCAAATTCTCCTGGCAGAATGCTGCGCAGGCAGCGGCTCCCTATACAAATCGTGAACCTCGTTTCTATGCGACGATCTTGTACAATGGTGCAACCTGGAAAGGAAGAACACTGAATACGTCGACGACCGATGCGATAGAAGGATTTACAACATTTGGCGCGAGTGGCGACCCCAAACGTACCGTTACGGGATACTATGTACGCAAAATGCTTGATCCTACAAACACGACATTCGTTCAAAATAAGAGTACACAAAGCTGGATCGAAATGCGCTATGCCGAGGTCTTGTTGATTATGTCGGAAGCGAAAGCGCAATTGGGCGACTTTGCCTCAGCGACAACCTACATCAATCAGCTCCGCCAGAAACGTGGACTTAATGCTCTTAGCCTTGCCAATAATAATCAGGCAATGGCCGCTGTAGAGCATGAGCGTAAAGTTGAACTCGCTTTCGAGGGACACCGTTTTTGGGATTTGCGCCGTTGGCGAAAAGCTCACCTCCTGTTGGATAATGTGAAGTTTACAGGGCATAAGATCAGTCCGAACG